In one Diabrotica virgifera virgifera chromosome 5, PGI_DIABVI_V3a genomic region, the following are encoded:
- the LOC126885174 gene encoding uncharacterized protein LOC126885174, whose translation MGKIAKEIKATVAVCKERWKNLRGSYTRYLKKCTPSGSAAKKTRPYYLAEYMQFLTPFTKSRPMKSSLEPLPQQSIDYSCDSNSGDNESQCENEEDNESQHLMALENEPPLLSPTESHYSTRDDT comes from the exons ATGggaaaaattgcaaaagaaataaaggcaacag TTGCGGTTTGCAAAGAACGATGGAAGAACTTACGAGGATCTTACACACGATACTTAAAAAAATGTACGCCTTCTGGTTCTGCTGCCAAAAAAACGCGACCTTACTACCTCGCTGAATACATGCAATTTCTCACGCCATTTACTAAATCCAGGCCAATGAAGAGTAGCTTAGAACCTTTACCGCAACAATCTATAGACTACTCCTGTGACAGCAATAGCGGCGATAACGAGTCACAATGTGAAAATGAGGAAGATAATGAATCCCAGCATTTAATGGCTTTAGAAAATGAGCCGCCTCTTCTGTCACCGACCGAGAGCCATTATTCGACTCGTGACGATACTTGA